A region from the Salidesulfovibrio onnuriiensis genome encodes:
- a CDS encoding GNAT family N-acetyltransferase produces the protein MSAIEYRRIGAECIDEIQGLWEQLNGLHADVSSHFGERFKGYSFAQRKKSLLEDARDGELCIFVAHDPAEGRDVGYCVSSFRGRKQSEIESLFLERSHRGRRIGEALMERSMDWLKEQGARDVIICVVSGNEDVMNFYRRHGFDPYCIIMRRVEDN, from the coding sequence ATGTCTGCAATCGAGTATCGCAGGATCGGCGCGGAGTGCATCGACGAGATCCAGGGGCTCTGGGAGCAGCTCAATGGTCTGCATGCCGATGTTTCTTCCCATTTCGGGGAGCGGTTCAAGGGGTACTCCTTTGCGCAGCGCAAGAAGTCCCTGTTGGAGGATGCCCGGGACGGTGAGCTTTGTATCTTCGTCGCCCATGACCCTGCCGAGGGCCGGGACGTGGGCTATTGCGTCAGTTCCTTCCGGGGCAGGAAGCAGAGCGAGATCGAATCCCTGTTTCTGGAGCGGAGCCACCGGGGCCGGAGGATCGGCGAGGCGCTCATGGAGCGGTCCATGGACTGGCTCAAGGAGCAGGGGGCCAGGGATGTCATCATCTGTGTGGTTTCCGGCAATGAGGACGTCATGAATTTCTACCGGCGTCATGGTTTCGATCCCTACTGCATCATCATGCGTCGGGTGGAGGACAACTAG
- a CDS encoding potassium channel family protein: METAHEPASRIMFRHAVPSFFLGYILLAVASLHVEKTYHAAGASTQITIALLLSLFSGAATALFNYVCQRFLRRRMMASLMNERVREERLRHANISALTGFLCGGSTVFLLVSDLGLAVSTFLLVTLTCSHIRRFGRNMREMLKPNRYSMWSEVMRLVEIYVNIIASFTLINATLEIAHTTGLLAGKQFPFATGAHLFIDAFYYTVVTMTTLGYGDLTPVSAGAKLLATFECIVGYVMFALTVGIITRGVVTSDWPGEE, translated from the coding sequence ATGGAAACCGCACACGAACCAGCCTCGCGCATCATGTTCCGGCACGCAGTGCCCTCCTTTTTCCTCGGATACATCCTGCTGGCCGTGGCCTCCCTGCATGTGGAGAAAACCTACCACGCCGCCGGGGCCTCGACACAGATCACGATAGCCCTGCTGCTCTCCCTGTTCAGCGGCGCGGCCACCGCACTCTTCAATTATGTCTGCCAGCGCTTCCTGCGCCGCAGGATGATGGCTTCGCTCATGAACGAACGCGTCCGCGAAGAGCGCCTGCGCCATGCCAACATCAGCGCACTGACCGGCTTCCTCTGCGGCGGGTCCACGGTCTTCCTGCTCGTCAGCGACCTGGGCCTGGCCGTGTCCACGTTCCTGCTGGTGACCCTGACCTGCTCCCACATCCGGCGCTTCGGGCGCAACATGCGGGAGATGCTCAAGCCGAACCGCTACTCCATGTGGTCCGAGGTCATGCGGCTGGTGGAAATCTACGTCAACATCATCGCCAGCTTCACGCTCATCAACGCCACCCTGGAGATAGCCCACACCACGGGGCTGCTGGCCGGGAAGCAATTCCCCTTTGCCACGGGGGCGCACCTGTTCATCGACGCCTTCTATTACACGGTGGTGACCATGACCACCCTGGGATACGGCGACCTGACCCCGGTCTCGGCCGGGGCCAAGCTGCTGGCCACCTTCGAATGCATTGTCGGCTATGTCATGTTCGCCCTCACCGTGGGCATCATCACCCGAGGGGTGGTCACATCGGACTGGCCGGGAGAGGAATGA
- a CDS encoding Crp/Fnr family transcriptional regulator gives MEEQSLRQALADMPVFKDMNASQLETLASRFRVQRLEPGELLYREGGSWDYIGIILEGSVNAKVRNEDNRQVVMGQTHSRSAVGLFNLRRAQRAPATMKAATQVRLAVLPVADMEELKREMPALMLLFYEGMLLHITEISRRMAAYISDYCPPPAP, from the coding sequence ATGGAAGAGCAAAGCTTGCGGCAGGCGCTGGCGGACATGCCGGTCTTCAAGGACATGAACGCGTCCCAACTGGAAACCCTGGCATCCCGTTTCCGCGTGCAGCGCCTGGAACCGGGCGAACTCCTCTACCGCGAAGGAGGAAGCTGGGACTACATCGGCATCATCCTCGAAGGCTCGGTCAACGCCAAGGTCCGCAACGAGGACAACCGCCAGGTCGTCATGGGGCAGACCCATTCGCGCTCGGCCGTGGGGCTCTTCAACCTGCGCCGCGCCCAGCGCGCCCCGGCCACCATGAAAGCGGCCACCCAGGTGCGCCTGGCCGTGCTGCCCGTGGCCGACATGGAGGAGCTGAAAAGGGAAATGCCCGCGCTGATGCTGCTCTTCTACGAGGGCATGCTCCTGCACATCACCGAGATCAGCCGCCGCATGGCCGCCTACATCAGCGACTATTGCCCGCCTCCAGCACCTTGA
- the cobJ gene encoding precorrin-3B C(17)-methyltransferase — MLIAVSLGPGDESLLAPAARKALERAEVIVGYKGYIDLVSPELLEGKEVFSTGMTGEVERVNRAVDFAAEGRFTAVVCSGDAGIYAMAGLMLETLEARGLLERVDFEVVPGIPAFAAAAALLGAPLMHDFASVSLSDLLTPWETIEKRLRLAAEADFVLAIYNPRSRKRSGHLQKALDIVGQVRSPQTPVGLVKQAARPGQEVLTSTLGEFDPGLVDMQSLVIIGNSSTRLAGERMLTPRGYHTKYQVG; from the coding sequence ATGCTCATAGCCGTGAGCCTGGGGCCCGGAGATGAATCCCTGCTGGCCCCGGCGGCCCGAAAGGCGCTCGAACGCGCCGAGGTCATCGTGGGCTACAAGGGATATATCGATCTGGTTTCGCCGGAACTGCTGGAGGGCAAGGAAGTGTTTTCCACAGGCATGACCGGTGAGGTGGAGCGCGTGAACAGGGCCGTGGATTTCGCGGCCGAGGGACGGTTCACGGCCGTGGTCTGCAGCGGGGACGCGGGCATCTACGCCATGGCCGGGCTCATGCTCGAAACCCTGGAGGCGCGCGGTCTGCTGGAGCGCGTGGACTTCGAGGTGGTGCCGGGCATTCCCGCCTTTGCCGCGGCGGCGGCCCTGCTGGGCGCGCCGCTTATGCACGACTTTGCCTCCGTGAGCCTCAGCGACCTGCTTACGCCCTGGGAAACCATTGAAAAGCGGCTGCGCCTTGCGGCCGAGGCCGATTTTGTGCTGGCCATCTACAATCCCCGGTCCCGCAAGCGCAGCGGACATCTGCAAAAGGCCCTGGATATTGTCGGGCAGGTGCGTTCGCCGCAGACTCCGGTGGGGCTGGTGAAGCAGGCCGCGCGGCCCGGACAGGAGGTGCTGACCTCCACTCTGGGCGAATTCGACCCCGGGCTGGTGGATATGCAATCTCTTGTGATCATTGGTAATTCCTCCACACGGCTGGCCGGGGAGCGCATGCTGACCCCGCGCGGCTACCACACCAAGTATCAGGTGGGGTGA
- a CDS encoding cytochrome c3 family protein, with protein MKKTFLIGLVVAALVCAFALPNLSAATKAPADMVLKAPDGIKMKKTPVAFPHGKHEAMLKDCKVCHHTFEGSGDVKGCSAAGCHDKDGKKDQMAYYKAFHGKDTKTCVGCHKAEKKGPKSCKECHPKK; from the coding sequence ATGAAGAAGACATTTCTGATCGGCCTCGTGGTTGCAGCACTGGTGTGTGCCTTTGCACTGCCCAACCTTTCTGCCGCCACCAAGGCACCCGCCGACATGGTCCTGAAGGCCCCTGACGGCATCAAAATGAAGAAGACCCCGGTCGCTTTCCCGCACGGCAAGCATGAAGCCATGCTCAAGGACTGTAAGGTCTGTCACCACACCTTCGAAGGTTCCGGTGACGTGAAGGGCTGCTCCGCAGCCGGCTGTCACGACAAGGACGGCAAGAAAGACCAGATGGCCTACTACAAGGCCTTCCATGGCAAGGACACCAAGACCTGCGTCGGCTGCCACAAGGCCGAAAAGAAGGGCCCCAAGTCCTGCAAGGAATGCCACCCCAAGAAGTAA
- a CDS encoding S1C family serine protease — protein MKRILCAVLLVVLFSSSAFCADLSKNYRNLYKSVVTLMTVGRTLSGPEGEYTAARGLGSGVLISRDGLILTAAHVVQVADKVGVKFYNDEEVEARVISALPSADLALVRAESVPPGIEPVALGSAASVQAGNEIFVISAPYGLRSTITSGIVSARYETGAHPKFWQAEMLQVDAAVNKGSSGGPLFDMKGRCIGIVSHLKSKTGGFEGHAFAVTTDTAKEYLIGKPAVWTGFSGKYLDEEMAWVLNLPTKHGYLVEKVADGSLGQEMGLLAGTIQAEIAGRKMFLGGDIILEMNDVPVGEFKEKYDDLIRDIQKRGALKLKVLRGGMIVEMTGEIKVLEAGNSR, from the coding sequence ATGAAACGTATTCTGTGCGCCGTCCTGCTGGTCGTCCTGTTTTCCTCTTCCGCCTTTTGCGCGGACCTGAGCAAGAACTACCGCAATCTGTACAAGTCCGTGGTTACGCTCATGACCGTGGGCCGCACCCTGAGCGGTCCCGAGGGCGAATACACCGCGGCGCGCGGCCTCGGGTCGGGCGTGCTCATCTCCAGGGACGGGCTGATACTCACCGCGGCCCACGTGGTGCAGGTGGCGGACAAGGTGGGGGTCAAGTTCTACAACGACGAGGAAGTGGAGGCCCGGGTCATTTCAGCGCTTCCCTCGGCCGACCTCGCCCTGGTCCGGGCCGAATCCGTGCCCCCGGGCATCGAACCGGTCGCCCTGGGCAGCGCCGCATCCGTGCAGGCCGGGAACGAGATTTTCGTCATCAGCGCGCCCTATGGCCTGCGTTCCACCATCACCTCGGGGATCGTCAGCGCCCGGTACGAGACCGGGGCGCATCCCAAGTTCTGGCAGGCCGAGATGCTCCAGGTGGACGCGGCCGTGAACAAGGGCAGCTCGGGCGGTCCCCTCTTCGACATGAAGGGCCGCTGCATCGGCATCGTCAGCCACCTCAAGAGCAAGACCGGCGGGTTCGAGGGCCATGCCTTTGCCGTGACCACCGACACGGCCAAGGAATATCTCATCGGCAAGCCGGCGGTCTGGACCGGCTTCAGCGGCAAGTACCTGGACGAGGAAATGGCCTGGGTGCTCAACCTGCCCACCAAGCACGGCTATCTGGTGGAAAAGGTGGCCGACGGCTCCCTGGGTCAGGAGATGGGGCTGCTGGCCGGAACCATCCAGGCCGAGATCGCGGGCAGGAAGATGTTTCTGGGTGGGGATATCATCCTGGAAATGAACGATGTGCCCGTGGGGGAATTCAAGGAAAAGTATGACGATCTCATCCGGGATATCCAGAAGCGCGGGGCCCTGAAGCTCAAGGTGCTCCGGGGCGGCATGATTGTGGAGATGACCGGCGAGATCAAGGTGCTGGAGGCGGGCAATAGTCGCTGA
- a CDS encoding cobalt-precorrin 5A hydrolase, whose protein sequence is MPRYAVYVLSRPALPLARSLGNELDASIHAPSRFAEAGIHGFDSLRELLETTFARFDGHVFIAAAGIVVRTIAPLLGSKDSDPAVVAMDPEGRFVISLLSGHLGGANELARRCAKTTGGTPVITTATDSAGVVSMDMLASERGLHIADLGEVKAINAALLEGRAVRVYDPLGCLGELDAAAFRRVDRPEDLAREEPGVWVYWREGAPGPGLLRLRPPVLTLGVGCRRGTPREEILGLILRVLEENGLARESVAAMGTADIKRDEQGILEAARELGLPLKFYTAEELAAVAAPTPSSMVERHVGTPGVCEAAALLLGEGGELLVAKQKTERVTVAVARRKTCS, encoded by the coding sequence ATGCCCCGATACGCCGTCTATGTCTTGAGCCGCCCGGCTCTGCCCCTGGCCCGTTCCCTGGGGAACGAGCTGGATGCCTCGATCCATGCGCCCAGTCGTTTTGCCGAAGCCGGTATTCACGGCTTCGATTCCCTGCGCGAGCTTCTCGAGACCACCTTTGCCCGCTTTGACGGACATGTGTTCATTGCCGCCGCCGGCATCGTGGTACGCACCATTGCGCCGCTGCTCGGCTCCAAGGACAGCGACCCGGCCGTGGTGGCCATGGACCCGGAGGGACGGTTCGTGATCAGCCTGCTTTCCGGGCACCTGGGCGGGGCCAACGAACTGGCCCGGCGCTGTGCAAAGACAACGGGCGGAACGCCGGTCATCACCACGGCCACGGACTCGGCCGGGGTGGTCTCCATGGACATGCTGGCCTCGGAACGGGGGCTGCATATCGCGGACCTGGGCGAGGTCAAGGCGATCAACGCCGCGCTCCTGGAGGGCCGCGCCGTGCGGGTCTATGATCCGCTGGGCTGCCTGGGCGAGCTGGATGCCGCCGCATTTCGCCGGGTGGACCGCCCCGAAGACCTTGCAAGGGAAGAGCCCGGCGTGTGGGTGTACTGGCGGGAGGGCGCGCCGGGGCCCGGTCTCCTGCGCCTGCGCCCGCCCGTGCTGACATTGGGCGTGGGCTGCCGCCGGGGGACTCCCCGGGAGGAAATTCTGGGGCTGATTCTCCGGGTGCTGGAGGAAAACGGCCTGGCCCGGGAAAGCGTGGCCGCCATGGGCACGGCGGACATCAAGCGCGACGAGCAGGGTATTCTGGAAGCGGCCCGGGAACTGGGGCTGCCCCTGAAATTTTACACGGCCGAGGAATTGGCTGCGGTTGCCGCGCCTACTCCCTCCTCCATGGTGGAGCGGCACGTGGGCACGCCGGGCGTCTGCGAGGCCGCGGCCCTGCTGCTGGGCGAGGGTGGCGAACTGCTGGTGGCAAAACAGAAAACCGAGAGGGTCACGGTGGCCGTGGCCAGGAGAAAGACATGCTCATAG
- the hemL gene encoding glutamate-1-semialdehyde 2,1-aminomutase: MDSKTLYAKAQTLMPGGVNSPLRACRYVNSEPVFIDRAEGAYLWDVEGRKYIDYVLSWGPMLLGHCDPSVAEAVYMAVNKGTSYGAPCYGEVALAEEIQKLIPSMEMMRMVSSGTEATMSALRLARGYTGRDKVVKFIGNYHGHNDAFLAAAGSAAAAVPGTPGVPEDIVRHTLLAHYNDLDKVREYFETRGGEIACVIVEPAAGNMGLVLPRDGFLQGLRDLCTEYGALLIFDEVITGFRLSPGGAQQRYGITPDLTTLGKIIGGGFPVGCYGGKREIMEHMAPCGGVFQAGTLSGNPVAMAAGLATLKGLQQCDYDALEARTRGLAEGLTEILRSKGQSVHLNQIASAFTIYFSDVPVTNMTESSACDADKYAAFWQQMMAQGIYLAPAGFECAFTSFVHTDEDFEKTLEAASKVQF, from the coding sequence ATGGATTCCAAGACCCTCTACGCCAAGGCCCAGACCCTCATGCCCGGCGGCGTCAACAGCCCGCTGCGCGCCTGCCGCTACGTCAATTCCGAACCCGTGTTCATCGACCGCGCCGAGGGCGCGTATCTCTGGGACGTGGAAGGCCGCAAGTACATCGACTACGTGCTCAGCTGGGGCCCCATGCTTTTGGGGCATTGCGATCCTTCCGTGGCCGAGGCCGTCTACATGGCCGTGAACAAGGGCACCAGCTACGGCGCTCCCTGCTACGGCGAGGTCGCCCTGGCCGAGGAGATCCAGAAGCTCATTCCGTCCATGGAGATGATGCGCATGGTATCCTCGGGCACCGAGGCGACCATGTCCGCCCTGCGCCTGGCGCGCGGCTACACGGGCCGCGACAAGGTGGTCAAGTTCATCGGCAACTACCACGGGCACAACGACGCCTTCCTGGCCGCGGCCGGTTCCGCAGCCGCTGCCGTGCCCGGCACCCCCGGCGTGCCCGAGGACATCGTCCGGCACACCCTGCTGGCCCATTACAACGACCTGGACAAGGTCCGCGAATATTTCGAGACCCGCGGCGGGGAGATCGCCTGCGTCATCGTGGAGCCCGCAGCGGGCAACATGGGCCTGGTGCTGCCCAGGGATGGCTTCCTCCAGGGCCTGCGCGACCTGTGCACCGAATACGGCGCGCTGCTCATCTTCGACGAGGTCATCACCGGTTTTCGCCTGAGCCCGGGCGGGGCGCAGCAGCGTTACGGCATCACCCCGGACCTGACCACCCTGGGCAAGATCATCGGCGGCGGCTTCCCGGTGGGCTGCTACGGCGGCAAGCGCGAAATCATGGAGCACATGGCTCCGTGCGGCGGCGTGTTCCAGGCCGGAACCCTTTCCGGCAACCCCGTGGCCATGGCCGCTGGATTGGCCACCCTCAAGGGGCTGCAGCAGTGCGACTACGACGCGCTGGAGGCCCGCACCCGGGGATTGGCCGAGGGCCTCACCGAGATCCTCAGGTCCAAGGGCCAGTCCGTGCACCTGAACCAGATCGCCTCGGCCTTCACCATCTATTTCTCGGACGTGCCCGTGACCAACATGACCGAATCCTCGGCCTGCGACGCGGACAAGTACGCCGCCTTCTGGCAGCAGATGATGGCCCAGGGAATCTATCTGGCCCCGGCCGGTTTCGAGTGCGCCTTCACCTCTTTCGTTCATACTGATGAGGACTTCGAAAAGACGCTGGAAGCGGCAAGCAAAGTACAGTTCTAG